In Dysidea avara chromosome 6, odDysAvar1.4, whole genome shotgun sequence, the genomic stretch CAACAGTAACTATGTGGTATTggacagtatggtagtacagtagaccctctgTTATCTGAGTGTCTTAggtaatggtaaaagtgttcagataagtgaagctcatatatatatatatatatatatacagagctctgttgaaatactatAAAAGAACATACAgctgttctaatagaacagtcatttccaatttttgGATAAACAAGGCTCTGATAACTGAGGGTTTACCGTACTGGATCCTCCCAAACAAAATGGTGCCTCCAAAAATGCAGCCATCAGTAATCATCTTTATGTAACAAAAATGACTTATGGAATAACCTTAGCTTACTTACAGGAGGCCAAAAAATTATCAAATACCCTATTTTTGGTCTGCCTATCAGCCAGCCTGTCAGCCAGCCTGTCAGCCAGCCTGTCAGCCAGCCTGTCAGCCAGCCTGTCAGCCAGCCTGTCAGCCAGCCTGTCAGCCAGCCTGTCAGCCAGCCTGTCAGCCAGCCTGTCAGCCAGCCTGTCAGCCAGCCTGGCTGAATACATGCaatcacaaggctagaggctagtgaagcagcacacagccaccatttcacACCATAATGACAAATTCACTGTGGGATGTTCTTTCTGGTTCCAATGAGTGTTAGTCTCTTGGCACCCAACTCCTTTTTTGGGGGTTGGGCACTGTGAGACTAGACTGATGAGTGTCTATCCTTTCTATGCTTTGGCTTTCCTTTGAACTTCAATTAAATGGTGGTCTTCTTCTGTAAGCTTAACATGGAGAcatttaattttctgtatcaattaTTTGATGGAAGAAGCAGATGTTTTAGTTGGTCTAGCTTTTAAACAATGATTGGATCACTGCTGAAAGTGGACCAGGATGAGCACGATCAGAGCCGGTAACCACGCCTCTACAGCAACCAGAGCACAGCAACCATGATCTCAAATGATCAGGGCATGATGTTCACACCCCTTAGTGCCCTAAAAACATCATAAAGCTGTAGTTGATAAGGTGACCACACCCCTTGATCTATTATGTAACTCATTTGAGATGagcaagatcaaaatactctaataaagcagtcacactactacCAGAGCcattaactctaatagaatagtcacacatGCATATCATAGCTGTGCTGTAATCAAAATGAAGCTTATATTGTACCCTTTATTTGCTAAAAATTTGGTGTCCAACTGCACCCATTAAAAATCAGACAGTCCACTCACTACAGGATTTAAGTTTAATGACCATGTACTAATGATAAGGGCAATTTAGTTTTATTACTACCAATACAAGTACTGAAATTTAATGTTTTACAGTAGATCCGAGCATTAAccgtttttttttttgaagttgCTATAGCTACTTGACCccatcaatttaaaaaaaaccaaAGTATACTTCCTGTAGTCTCCAGTAGAGCTAAAATACAACCATGTGTTCAAAGCTAACAAGAATATGCTTCAGTGCTTTGAGATTCAGAACCCCAAATACAATTacttctattagaatacatttcACTCTCATCATTAGTGAGTAGCCAGATCTGTTCCCAAGGTAAGGGTATAACTCTAGAATTGTAGCAAATGTACAATATGGTGACGTTTGACCTATCTTGTTTTGCACAGTGCATTTaattttctttgaagatggacACAAGTACTCAATTACGTGCTCAAAACACTTGTCTCTTTGGAGAACACAAGAATGCTTGATGACAATTATCAATCATATTTTGACAGCTGGAAATTTTGACATATTACTAGATTTTAGGCTGTATAGGCAGCAACCTTACTGACATGAATCAATATTCTTGTCTTGCAAACGttagatgaatgatggcattactatgtcgctatgtgggaaaatctctacattgacattgaacagatggtgacaacatgtcaatgtagggatttcccacctagccatgttgtaatagctaccattattcatatttcttgtttcactactttttatcactggatccctacttcatttttaaaccaattaacactagtctataTTAAATATTAATACATAACTTACATTGTTAACGGAAAGGTTTAGCAAGGCAAATTCCACATTGTAGTCCTCATCCTGCAACAGAAAATCTAGTAAACAAAAACTATATTATGAGTGGGAAAACTTTCACAAATGACACACTTGTGTATCTACTGGTGGAAAAGTTTAGTGACCCTCCAGATCATGTGATATCCTCCAGTTCATGCATACTGTTGTCTCAGTGTAAGGATTGTAGCTAACCAGCGTAAAGGTTTTGTGATGGTCACTGTATTAATGAATTCAAGTTGGCAATGTATTTCCTCTAAACTAAAGGTGACAGTTACACTACAAATACACCAAGTAGTTAAATTATTGTTAAATTAAACATTTGGTTGTTCAAGCTGGCCTGGCTGGTACAGAACACTAGCTGAATTCAACATTACCTCAGGACTACATATACACTACAAGTCACCACATTGTCACTACAACTAGTCAACTACATATAATATACCATATTTATTTGGTTAACCGCCGCACCTTTAATAGTCGCTGCACTTGAGTGGTCCCACAATTgattgtgaaaataatggcttaaacATCGTTCATGAGTATCAATTGGTGGTCCAGTATGAATAGTCGCCGCATCGATTtttggaactaaggtaataactgccgtggcatttaaccaagtgaATATGGTATTGCTTAGTGGTATGGCAAGTAAACACTCATTACTAAAATACAGGCCAGTTAATACACTTTGCTTGTCCGAAACTTAACATGGATAAATGGGACTAGCCTTTGTATTAGATGGAGTTCATGAACACAAGGCCCAAAGGAGCATAGTACTAGTCCTTGTATAGGGAGACCACCTGGGTTGTACCTGATTGTGTAAACAGGTGTTAACAGTTAATAAGCACCCATAAAGTATTAATGCTGGTGTGGTATTTAAATAGAACGGTCATTTCAATAAAGTTCTGTTTCTTGTCCCCTACAAAGGAGAGAGCTTAACAAAATGGTTCCTGAGTTCATTGTTGCAATATTGAAAAGATAAAACTTCTATATGATCTGTACTTGTACGAGAAGAAAGAAGACCAAACCTGTATAGCAAGCAGGCTTCAAAATATTGACACTAACACTCTACAGCCTAAGATCCAGATGGTGAGCATTCCATGATAAAATCAAACACTTTTAAAATCTGCTGTATTATTGCCTGTAGACTGTATTTAATTTCTCATACATCACAACTATTGTTTATTACTTACTATCCCTGAAAGGAAGCTGAAGGCAAGTATCTCACCTTGTTGCTAGTAGCAATGGGACTGTTATAATTCATCAGCTGTGGTGGAGGTAATGGAGAAGAGAAGTCAGGAGGAATGATCGACCCTTGAGGAGCTTTCCCATCCCATCCTTCAGGTGGTACATTATCGGTGGAAATCACACTGCTTGTACTTGTTATATGCTATAGAGTAGAAATTATCATAATACAATTGATGATGCGTTTCCTCTAAACtcaacagtggcggatctaggattttgaaAACAGAGTTTACTGAAaaattaaagtatctcgattgCTTTTAATGCAATGGGATGGAAAATGTAGAGTATTGTTGAggatttaatagctataatagATGCTAGTTCAATGCACTTGCATGCATGCTAGTGAAGGATATAGTATGATACATGTCAATACAGCAATACCAAAACAATGTGTGTACATAGAGATTGtatttcatgataaaaatacTATGGAAAATTCAAACACCATCAAAATCATTTCCTGCAGACAGCATATACATCACAAACATTGCTTATTAGTTGCTTTCCCTATAAGGAGGCTGAAGACAAGTATCTCACCTCGTTGCTACCAGCAGTGGGCTCTGGATAATCACCAACAACAGGAAGACTGTTACGTGGACATAATGGAGAAGAGAAGTCAAGAGGGATGATCAATGCTTGAGGAACTCTCCCATCCCATCCTTCTGGTGGTACATGATCAGAGGAAATCACACTGTCTAAACTTGTATGCTACAGAGTAGAAATTATCATAATATAGTTGATGGTGCGTATCTTCTAATCTCGAGCTCATGATGACAGTTACACAACAAATAATATACTAAGTAATTAAATTATCGCTAAATTAAACATTTGGATGTTCAAGCTGGTTGGTAAATTAGTAGAACACTAGCTAGTTGAATTCAATATAACCTTGTATGAGCTAGGACTGCAAGTCACCACATCACTGCAACTACAGGccagatcacatgatgtattgGTCATAAGAAATGACATCATGAAGGTTGTAGTTGAGTAGTGGAATTTCATGCACTTTGCTTGTCTGAAACTTTTACATGGCATGAATATTAAGTGGGACAAGTTGGTTATGGTATATGAATACtttaaaatgcgtgggtggAACAAATTACAGAACCTGCTCTAAACCAAgcaagggataaataattttaccaactgtgttgtggaaataatacaactatttgtacttgtttgtttatactgcagaacaacaactgttcttgggCGTGTGGTCCATGATAGAGCTGATGTTCTTTCAAAAACGCACTGcaaaaaaccagactaacaggtTACTGAATCGCTaagcaactaaaatatctaggtcctatGGAAGCAATATTTTAAGTTACTGTTTGTGAAGatgttttattaaacttttagtagtttcttcaagtgaaacaagctctttgaaggcttgtatctctgtcactgggaagaaatacgccaaaaacacttccacaggacctaataaatttaatgtacagcATCACCATGCCCCAGAACTGcccatagagcctacagcttttgatgcatttggcggcggaaagacatggtagtgacagctggatcGAGCTAAGCGATGTATGGGCTGGCTTACCTGTCTTGCTacaacttgtagtgttccacctgcctcaaactacactatagcaacataaaaacattaaatatgaagggcttttTGTTCACTTTAAACCTTTCATGCTGCTAAACTCAGTCgactggttttatggccttctcaaaaagtatcgataggcttcaaaaatttgaatgattacccgtgactataccgtaaccatAACAGGAGCTCATAAATGCTGCAAGACACAAATAAAAGCATAACactcaaaataattatacagtttcCTTTCAAAAATCAGTATCTCTTAACAAGGATGATATAAAACATGGAATGTGGAATGGAATGATAGTATCTGTAGGAAATATTTGACAGTAGATATAATAGTAGTATAGTATGTAGTTAGATTGTATGAATGTTGTAGTACATGTTTCAGTTGTATTGAGTGATGTTAATTGATAGACCAAAAACTTTTCCCATCTACAGCATATTCTGCACAATGTATTATTGCTCTACACATGTCAACATACAAGTGATGTAAAGTACATCGTGTTTATTATATTCAAGGTAAAACCTGTGTAACAGGGAGTGAAAATATTGACACTGAAAACTCTACAGTCCAGACGCATACAACCTACAGTGGATTAAAGTTTTCCATATTCTGTCCCTACTAAGTTTGGCGAATTTAGCAACTGAGTGGTGTTTCATCAAACTAAAATCTGCCAAATAATTTGTCCAATACTAATCTGTATTAGCTCTACTAACAAATTTGCCAAACATTTTCTCGTCAAAATCTTATCGTGGCAAGTTTattcctgccaaagtttccAGGTATATGAGAGAGGGTACTCCATGATAAATACAATATGGAAAATTCAAACACTTTCAAAATCTGCTTTATTGTTGTCTATAGACTAGCTGTACTTAATTTCACATACATCACAAATATTGCTTATTACTTGTGAAGGCATGTATCATCTTACCTTGCTGTTAGCTGCAATGGGTTCCGGATAATTACCAACAACAGGAAGACTGTTATAATTCATTGGCTGTGGTGGAAGTAATGGAGAAGAGAAGTCAAGAAGGATGACTGACGCTTGAGGAGCTCTCCCATCCAATCCTTCTGGTGTTACATGACCAGTGGCAATCGCACTACTTGTGTTTCTTGTATGCTACACAGTAGAAATTATCTTGTGACAGTTGATGACATGTTTTCTCTACACAATACACCAACACAAATtaagtaattaaattattgcTAAATTAAACACTTGGTTGTTCAAGCTGGTTGGTACAGGAACACTAGCTGAATTCAAGATAACCTCATATGAGTTAGGATTACATATACACTACAAGTCACCACATCATCACTACAACTAGTCAACTACATATAATATATTGTTTAGTGGTATGGCAAGTAAACACTCATTACTAATGCAGGccagatcacatgatgtattgATTATCAAGAAATGAAATGACATCATGAAAGCA encodes the following:
- the LOC136258873 gene encoding uncharacterized protein isoform X1, whose protein sequence is MDNTAGATEDSETDVNNHTTSTSSAISTDNVPRDGRAPQGSVIPPDLSSPLPPPQPTSLSVVDNYPEPIAASNKHTRNTSSAIATGHVTPEGLDGRAPQASVILLDFSSPLLPPQPMNYNSLPVVGNYPEPIAANSKHTSLDSVISSDHVPPEGWDGRVPQALIIPLDFSSPLCPRNSLPVVGDYPEPTAGSNEHITSTSSVISTDNVPPEGWDGKAPQGSIIPPDFSSPLPPPQLMNYNSPIATSNKDEDYNVEFALLNLSVNNDENYSMEPASLSLSVSNEVITDEDHPA
- the LOC136258873 gene encoding uncharacterized protein isoform X2; its protein translation is MDNTAGATEDSETDVNNHTTSTSSAISTDNVPRDGRAPQGSVIPPDLSSPLPPPQPTSLSVVDNYPEPIAASNKHTRNTSSAIATGHVTPEGLDGRAPQASVILLDFSSPLLPPQPMNYNSLPVVGNYPEPIAANSKHTSLDSVISSDHVPPEGWDGRVPQALIIPLDFSSPLCPRNSLPVVGDYPEPTAGSNEHITSTSSVISTDNVPPEGWDGKAPQGSIIPPDFSSPLPPPQLMNYNSPIATSNKDEDYNVEFALLNLSVNNEHLSEVIIVEDRPG
- the LOC136258873 gene encoding uncharacterized protein isoform X3; the encoded protein is MDNTAGATEDSETDVNNHTTSTSSAISTDNVPRDGRAPQGSVIPPDLSSPLPPPQPTSLSVVDNYPEPIAASNKHTRNTSSAIATGHVTPEGLDGRAPQASVILLDFSSPLLPPQPMNYNSLPVVGNYPEPIAANSKHTSLDSVISSDHVPPEGWDGRVPQALIIPLDFSSPLCPRNSLPVVGDYPEPTAGSNEHITSTSSVISTDNVPPEGWDGKAPQGSIIPPDFSSPLPPPQLMNYNSPIATSNKEHLSEVIIVEDRPG